TTCAGCGCTGCTACATTCACGGGCCCCGCGGTCAGGGTGCCGCGGGCTACGGTGAGGCCGTATTCGTTCAGGATGCTGTACGAGCTGCTGGCCAAGGCCTTGGTGGTGCGCAGGTACAGCTTTTCGCCTACGGGGTTGGGGTATAGCTCTACGGCTGGCTCACTGCTCAGGGCTGTGGTAGCCGCCTGCGTGGCCGCTGCTACGCGGGCCCCGCTGGCCTGGCTGATGCGAATCCAGTTGATGTTCCAGCCGCCCACCTGGGCGTACACGCCGAAGTTGTAGGTGCCGGCGTTGATAGTCACCGTGCGCGAAACCGTCGTCCAGGTCTGCCAGCCGCCGGTGCCCGGCACGGTGGTGTTGCCCAGCAGAATAGAGCCCCCGTTCAGGTCCGACGACACGGTGCCGCCGCCCGTGCCGCTGGCCACGCGGTACTCAATGGTGTACTGGCCCGTGGTGGGGAAGGTGATGTTGTTGAACACCAGGTAGTCCCCGTTATCCACGTAGCCCATGTTCTGGCCGCCGCCCGCGTCGCTGCACGCCTCTGCCACCATGCCGTTGTTGAGGCTGTGGACCTCGGCTTGCAGCAGCACGCTAAACCCAGCCTTGGCGCGCACCCGCACCGACGAGGCTTTGTCGTTCCAGTTGCCGGTGCCCAGGGCATTGCCCACCAGGCAGCTGTTGTCGGCCCCGACGGTCAGGCTGGCCCCACCGAAGTTATCATTCTCAAACAGCACCACTTCGTAGCCACTGCTCACGCGCAGCGACGACACGTCGTCGTTCAAGATGCCGCGGCTTTGCAGCTGGCCCAAGGTGTAGTCGCCCACGGGCAGGGCCGTGGCCGCTCCGTCGTAGTTGCAGTTCTTGAAAAAAGTAGCCACGCCGCTGCTGGGCTGGGTGATGCCGGCGTAGCCCCCGAACGTGGCTACCACCCGCGTGGGCTTGGGCGTGTGCAGCGAGGCCGACTGGTCGGCCACGTCGTCGTAGGCAAAGCCGTAGGAGAGCTGGTCGACGCTGATGCCGGGCAGGTGCCAGAACCGGGCGTAGTAGTTGGCCGGGCCGGCTTGGTAGAAGCGCGACACGTCGTACCAGTTTTGCAGGCCGGGGTTGGGCGTGGTGGTGTTTACCATGTGGCGGTTGATGGCGGCCGTCAGCTGGGCCTGCACCACCAGGTCGGCGTCGCCGTCGCCCAAACGCCGGTCGAGTACGCCTTTGCCTTCAAATGCTTCTTGCGTGGTGGGGCGCCGCTCTATAATGCCCGTGCGGCCAGCATAGGCACCCGACTGGCCCACCAGTGTGAGCCGCTCGCCGCTGATGCGCCCCTTGAACACGCCCGCGTCGCCGGCGTTGAAAATCAGGTCCTCGTTCTGGTACTTCGCCCAGATGGCATCAATGTACGACTTGAAGTAGTTGCCGTAGGGGCCGGGCGTGGTGCCGTTGGTGCCATCGAAAAACGCGGGCGTTTTGGCCGGGAAGGTGATTTTGCCGGCGGCCTCGTCAACGGTTCCCCGAAACTCGGCCGGTACGTTGGCTTTGTAGAGCGACACAATTTCGGCGGCCGTTTTCAGCTCGCCCACCCGCTTCTGGTAGCCCTGCCCGAACAGCTCCAGGCCCATGGGGTAGTGAAAAGCATCTACGCGGGTGGGGTTGCCGAAGAAGCCATACTGGTTGTTGGTCAGCTCAATCAGCTCGTAAAGAATGCCGCGGTTGGGGTCGGTGGGGCTCTGGGCGTTGGGCGAGGTGTAGCCCGACGGCGCCCCCGTGGCCCCGAAGAAGTAGAAGTACAGCTGCTGGCCTTTGGCAATAAACACCCGGCAGCCGGCGATGTAGGGCAGCGTAAACGTCTTGTTCGGAATGTCGCTCAGCCGGGTAAAGCAGTCGGCGTAGCGCGAGTTCTGGCCGGGGCCGGTGTTGCCGTCGTAGGTAGGGCCGAGCACGGTATTATAGCTGCGGTCCATGGGCAGCACTGCGCTGGTGCGGGCATTAATCCACACGTGCCGGCCCGCGGGGTCGATGCCCACGATGGCTACGTACAGGTCGGAGTCAGGAAAGGGAGAGTTATTAGCAATGGTGAACGGGATGCTGCCCTGCGCCCGGCCGTAGCCCGGCAGGAGCAAGCTCAGCAGCGCAGTCAGAAGAAAAAGAAGCGTACGTTTTTTCATACAATGAACGGATTGGAGGTGGGAAATGGAAAGGAAAGCAAATGCCAGTGCGCAGGTCAGAACCGGAAATAATACCAACCGGCGGGTACTCGCCTCAAGGCCCGGCACCGCGCCACGGCGCGTAGTAGGTGCGGGGCTAAAACAGAAGCTGAA
This region of Hymenobacter sp. YIM 151500-1 genomic DNA includes:
- a CDS encoding beta-1,3-glucanase family protein translates to MKKRTLLFLLTALLSLLLPGYGRAQGSIPFTIANNSPFPDSDLYVAIVGIDPAGRHVWINARTSAVLPMDRSYNTVLGPTYDGNTGPGQNSRYADCFTRLSDIPNKTFTLPYIAGCRVFIAKGQQLYFYFFGATGAPSGYTSPNAQSPTDPNRGILYELIELTNNQYGFFGNPTRVDAFHYPMGLELFGQGYQKRVGELKTAAEIVSLYKANVPAEFRGTVDEAAGKITFPAKTPAFFDGTNGTTPGPYGNYFKSYIDAIWAKYQNEDLIFNAGDAGVFKGRISGERLTLVGQSGAYAGRTGIIERRPTTQEAFEGKGVLDRRLGDGDADLVVQAQLTAAINRHMVNTTTPNPGLQNWYDVSRFYQAGPANYYARFWHLPGISVDQLSYGFAYDDVADQSASLHTPKPTRVVATFGGYAGITQPSSGVATFFKNCNYDGAATALPVGDYTLGQLQSRGILNDDVSSLRVSSGYEVVLFENDNFGGASLTVGADNSCLVGNALGTGNWNDKASSVRVRAKAGFSVLLQAEVHSLNNGMVAEACSDAGGGQNMGYVDNGDYLVFNNITFPTTGQYTIEYRVASGTGGGTVSSDLNGGSILLGNTTVPGTGGWQTWTTVSRTVTINAGTYNFGVYAQVGGWNINWIRISQASGARVAAATQAATTALSSEPAVELYPNPVGEKLYLRTTKALASSSYSILNEYGLTVARGTLTAGPVNVAALKPGLYTMLIVTKDGRKVTRRFAK